A section of the Methanofollis sp. UBA420 genome encodes:
- a CDS encoding winged helix-turn-helix transcriptional regulator — translation MAPSTLHIVLIYIAVLGVRYRQGKNLLSHPIRSEIIACIRTNPGIPFSEIVKEIESNAGTVQYHLWVLRKEGFLVSSRVEGQSGYFLPSQGYCTIEQQVLICLRNRTERKILCLLIQRPGINQSRIAETLDLSRSAVAWHMKRMGSVVSSWRDGRSMCYALEPKAAAVLREERAAASGAPEIAQASGDEHSIA, via the coding sequence GTGGCACCCTCTACCCTCCATATTGTACTTATCTACATTGCAGTCCTTGGCGTCAGATACCGGCAGGGCAAGAACCTGCTCAGCCACCCGATCCGTTCAGAGATCATCGCGTGCATCCGGACGAACCCGGGCATCCCCTTCTCTGAAATCGTGAAGGAGATCGAGAGCAACGCCGGGACAGTTCAGTATCACCTCTGGGTGCTGAGGAAAGAGGGCTTTCTTGTATCCTCGCGAGTTGAGGGGCAGAGCGGATACTTCCTCCCCAGTCAGGGGTATTGTACGATAGAGCAGCAGGTGCTGATATGTCTTCGGAACCGGACCGAACGAAAGATTCTCTGTCTCCTCATTCAGCGTCCGGGTATCAACCAGAGTCGGATTGCAGAAACACTCGACCTCTCACGATCCGCAGTTGCCTGGCATATGAAACGGATGGGTTCTGTCGTCTCTTCATGGCGGGACGGACGATCGATGTGTTATGCTCTCGAACCCAAGGCTGCTGCGGTGCTCAGGGAGGAGCGTGCCGCCGCTTCCGGTGCTCCTGAGATCGCTCAGGCATCTGGAGATGAACACAGTATTGCCTGA
- a CDS encoding 50S ribosomal protein L21e has protein sequence MAHHNGPRKKTRYKFKKDLRRRGLVPLTAVIQKFEMGQKVHIVCEPSIQKGMPHRRFHGKTGTVIGQRGRAWLVEIPDGNATKIVISRPQHLKPQRQ, from the coding sequence ATGGCACATCATAACGGTCCAAGGAAGAAGACACGGTATAAGTTTAAGAAGGATCTCAGACGCCGCGGTCTGGTCCCTCTCACGGCAGTGATCCAGAAGTTCGAGATGGGGCAGAAGGTCCACATTGTCTGTGAACCGAGCATCCAGAAAGGAATGCCCCACCGCAGGTTCCACGGGAAGACCGGCACCGTTATCGGCCAGCGCGGCCGTGCATGGCTTGTCGAGATCCCGGACGGAAATGCAACGAAGATTGTAATTTCGAGACCACAACATCTAAAGCCTCAGAGGCAATAA
- the trmY gene encoding tRNA (pseudouridine(54)-N(1))-methyltransferase TrmY translates to MRRFVVVGHLACTDPDFSLNDLPGAGRMDELCRCVAASLCLSHGMRKDAECWLVLLGAPKAPKTICFSGDGMRNLSPDERNIAGLIRKALALPCGTVFRESTPGVSVRKGGLAGVLAGCGCAVLDEGGEDVRKVSSLPDTFLLSDHLNFTDEEQEAIAGLPAYSLGPAVLHADQAIVVLQNEQDRRERGWI, encoded by the coding sequence ATGAGACGTTTTGTGGTGGTCGGTCATCTCGCGTGCACCGACCCTGACTTTTCTTTGAACGACCTGCCGGGCGCCGGCAGGATGGACGAACTCTGCCGGTGCGTGGCAGCGTCTCTCTGCCTCTCCCACGGGATGAGGAAAGACGCAGAGTGCTGGCTTGTCCTCCTCGGGGCGCCGAAGGCGCCAAAGACGATCTGTTTTTCAGGCGACGGCATGAGAAATCTCAGCCCCGACGAGCGGAACATTGCCGGCCTCATCAGGAAGGCCCTTGCCCTCCCCTGCGGCACCGTCTTCCGGGAGTCAACTCCCGGGGTCTCGGTGCGCAAGGGAGGTCTTGCCGGGGTGCTCGCCGGCTGTGGGTGCGCGGTGCTCGACGAGGGGGGAGAGGACGTGCGGAAGGTTTCGTCCCTTCCCGACACCTTCCTCCTCTCCGACCACCTGAACTTTACCGATGAAGAACAGGAGGCGATAGCAGGGCTGCCGGCGTACTCCCTCGGCCCTGCCGTCCTCCATGCCGACCAGGCGATTGTGGTCCTGCAGAACGAGCAGGACAGGAGAGAGAGAGGATGGATCTGA
- a CDS encoding winged helix-turn-helix transcriptional regulator translates to MERISRIALLLLLVLFVAGNPAAAKIVVEPEPAEVPADAINVDDEVLVPWWAVPPMQLLTVLTLVHSPEWAHPIIKILFSLSGAIVIAARDRRRHPLDNEKRKAIYTCIRESPGISFAEIVQATGISRGTTQYHLVRLRAARLVRAVRRDSLTGYFESKNACGTMEQTILLHLRSPTEEQILALLLETPDLSQSEIAEAVGVAGPTVAWHMKRLIADGIAASERDGRATRYRLTSVAARALRDATLGEDGTGRDEESAVA, encoded by the coding sequence ATGGAAAGAATAAGCCGTATCGCCCTCCTGCTCCTCCTCGTCCTCTTCGTCGCCGGAAACCCCGCGGCGGCGAAGATCGTCGTCGAGCCGGAGCCAGCGGAAGTTCCCGCCGATGCGATCAATGTGGACGACGAAGTGCTCGTGCCCTGGTGGGCGGTCCCGCCCATGCAACTGCTCACGGTCTTAACTCTCGTCCACAGCCCCGAATGGGCCCACCCCATCATAAAGATCCTCTTCTCCCTCAGCGGCGCCATCGTCATCGCCGCCAGGGACCGAAGGCGCCACCCCCTCGACAACGAGAAGAGAAAGGCGATCTATACATGCATCAGGGAGAGTCCGGGCATCTCGTTTGCGGAGATCGTGCAGGCGACAGGGATCAGCCGCGGCACGACACAGTACCACCTCGTCCGTCTCAGGGCGGCGCGCCTGGTCAGAGCCGTCCGCAGGGACAGCCTGACCGGCTATTTTGAGAGCAAAAACGCCTGCGGAACGATGGAGCAGACCATTCTCCTCCACCTCAGGAGCCCGACAGAAGAGCAGATCCTGGCCCTCCTGCTGGAGACACCCGACCTCTCCCAGTCGGAGATCGCAGAGGCCGTCGGCGTCGCCGGGCCCACAGTCGCCTGGCACATGAAGCGCCTCATCGCCGACGGGATCGCCGCGTCTGAGAGGGACGGCAGGGCGACCAGGTACCGCCTCACGAGCGTGGCCGCCAGGGCCCTCAGGGATGCGACCCTCGGGGAAGACGGGACAGGGCGGGACGAGGAGTCGGCCGTAGCCTGA
- a CDS encoding RNA polymerase Rpb4 family protein produces MKVKGVISEERVTLPDMRDQLSRVDAKRREAGQEMSYELRQSIEHANHLSKTTAEQSRALVDSLLALEKMKPDIAYRIANIMPQSRDELRAIYAKERYTLTGEELDAILEMVITHL; encoded by the coding sequence ATGAAGGTTAAAGGAGTTATCAGCGAAGAGCGGGTCACCCTCCCTGATATGAGGGATCAACTCTCTCGGGTTGACGCAAAGCGCCGTGAGGCAGGGCAGGAGATGTCCTATGAACTCCGCCAGAGCATTGAGCATGCCAATCACCTTTCCAAGACGACAGCGGAACAGTCCCGTGCCCTGGTGGACTCCCTTCTCGCCCTTGAAAAGATGAAACCCGACATCGCCTACCGGATCGCCAACATCATGCCCCAGTCAAGGGACGAGTTGAGGGCGATCTACGCCAAAGAGCGGTACACGCTCACCGGCGAGGAACTCGATGCTATTCTGGAGATGGTGATCACCCACCTCTGA
- a CDS encoding tRNA pseudouridine(54/55) synthase Pus10, protein MDLIETVGAILEYGPICDHCLGRFFGKRSFGLSNDERGHALRTAYALVKNEPFAGEPDECWVCGRLFDHVDLWAERVVAAVEGIEHATFLVGTRVPPLMAESEEMVWSDLSLADPEPLKSEANREVGKAVSALNGKVVDFKRPDVVAILNLAEDRVEIEINPVYFRGRYFKYERGIPQTHWDCRVCGGKGCERCNFTGKMYADSVEELIGKSAMEAFDAENAVLHGAGREDIDARMIGSGRPFVMEMMNPRKRDVDLAELEAEINRYAEDRVGVKLTGWSSHSEVETLKSNKAHKKYRILVEVGGEISIDELRSALVLLNGAVIHQRTPQRVAHRRADLIRDRQVIDIQSPGMQDGRFVIEVVGEAGLYIKELVSGDSGRTNPSLAGILGKDAHVTSLDVVLVEEPGSGECNGTS, encoded by the coding sequence ATGGATCTGATCGAGACGGTCGGGGCGATCCTTGAGTATGGCCCGATCTGTGATCATTGCCTCGGGCGTTTCTTCGGGAAACGCTCGTTCGGGCTGTCTAATGATGAACGGGGGCATGCCCTGCGGACGGCATATGCCCTGGTGAAGAACGAGCCTTTTGCCGGAGAACCTGACGAGTGCTGGGTCTGCGGAAGGCTTTTCGACCATGTCGACCTCTGGGCCGAACGGGTCGTTGCGGCCGTGGAGGGGATCGAGCATGCAACCTTCCTTGTAGGGACGCGTGTGCCCCCCCTCATGGCCGAGAGCGAGGAGATGGTCTGGAGCGACCTCTCCCTCGCCGACCCCGAACCCCTGAAGTCGGAGGCGAACCGTGAGGTCGGCAAAGCGGTCTCGGCCCTGAACGGGAAGGTCGTCGACTTCAAGCGCCCCGACGTCGTCGCCATCCTGAACCTTGCAGAGGACAGGGTGGAGATCGAGATCAACCCGGTCTATTTCCGGGGCCGGTACTTCAAGTACGAACGGGGCATCCCGCAGACGCACTGGGACTGCCGGGTCTGCGGCGGCAAGGGGTGCGAGAGGTGTAATTTCACCGGGAAGATGTACGCCGACTCGGTCGAGGAACTCATCGGGAAGAGCGCGATGGAGGCATTTGATGCCGAGAACGCGGTTCTCCACGGTGCCGGACGGGAGGACATCGATGCCCGGATGATCGGGAGCGGTCGTCCTTTCGTGATGGAAATGATGAACCCCCGGAAGAGAGATGTGGATCTCGCCGAACTCGAGGCTGAGATCAACCGGTATGCCGAAGACCGCGTTGGGGTGAAACTGACCGGATGGAGTTCTCACTCCGAAGTGGAAACCCTTAAATCGAACAAAGCGCATAAAAAATACAGGATTCTCGTTGAGGTCGGTGGAGAGATCTCCATAGACGAACTCAGATCCGCACTTGTCCTGTTGAACGGGGCAGTGATCCACCAGCGCACCCCACAAAGGGTTGCACACCGGAGGGCCGATCTGATCCGGGATCGCCAGGTGATCGACATCCAGTCGCCCGGGATGCAGGATGGCAGGTTTGTCATCGAGGTCGTCGGCGAGGCCGGACTGTATATCAAGGAACTGGTCTCGGGCGACAGCGGGCGGACGAATCCCAGTCTTGCCGGGATCCTGGGCAAAGACGCTCATGTAACCAGCCTCGATGTAGTGCTGGTGGAAGAACCAGGGAGTGGTGAATGCAATGGCACATCATAA
- a CDS encoding ABC transporter permease, which yields MVAERVFIVARKEFADHLTGRKFLVILAFFLMFALAGMQQGIDRYNQNLESYNEQVQLAEDAAGPAGVMPERPSVLFILSALLNSLVVFGGILAIAIGFDLVSKEKETRTLQMLLSHPVYRDEVINGKALGGSAALGVALALAFAVTLAVLLLLSIVPTPGEFVSIGVIGIVYFLFLLAVFTLALFLSVVVKESGHAVVYGLALFLALSYVLPLFGTSLGDAVAGEMPQMPEMPIDGRDADGVIYISSDPAALEAYEEECDRYDQEMETYQAKKRFVTDSVNFFSPVASCCAVTSTVIYPSDMPPEDAAGRIWGGIAALVVFASVFFALAYGKFMRMDLR from the coding sequence ATGGTAGCAGAACGAGTCTTTATCGTGGCCAGGAAAGAGTTCGCCGACCACCTCACCGGCAGGAAGTTCCTGGTGATCCTTGCGTTTTTCCTGATGTTCGCCCTTGCCGGCATGCAGCAGGGGATCGATCGGTACAACCAGAACCTTGAGTCATATAACGAACAGGTACAGCTTGCAGAGGATGCCGCCGGGCCTGCGGGCGTGATGCCGGAGAGACCGTCGGTCCTGTTCATTCTCTCTGCTCTACTCAATTCCCTGGTCGTTTTCGGGGGCATCCTTGCGATTGCAATCGGGTTCGACCTTGTCTCGAAGGAGAAGGAGACCAGAACACTTCAGATGCTCCTCTCCCACCCGGTGTACCGGGACGAGGTGATCAACGGCAAGGCCCTCGGCGGGAGTGCCGCCCTCGGGGTCGCACTGGCGCTGGCATTCGCCGTCACCCTCGCCGTCCTCCTCCTCCTCTCGATCGTGCCGACGCCGGGCGAGTTCGTCTCCATCGGGGTCATCGGGATCGTATACTTCCTCTTCCTGCTTGCGGTCTTCACCCTTGCCCTCTTCCTCTCGGTCGTCGTGAAAGAGAGCGGGCATGCGGTGGTCTATGGTCTGGCCCTCTTCCTTGCCCTCTCGTACGTGCTGCCCCTCTTCGGGACGTCTCTCGGAGACGCGGTTGCAGGGGAGATGCCACAGATGCCGGAGATGCCGATTGACGGGAGGGACGCGGACGGGGTGATCTACATCTCATCCGACCCGGCGGCGCTGGAGGCGTACGAGGAGGAGTGCGATCGGTATGATCAGGAGATGGAAACATATCAGGCAAAAAAAAGATTTGTGACAGATTCGGTCAATTTTTTCTCCCCAGTGGCAAGTTGTTGTGCCGTGACCTCGACGGTTATCTATCCCTCTGATATGCCGCCAGAAGATGCGGCAGGCCGGATCTGGGGGGGTATTGCGGCTCTGGTCGTCTTTGCGTCGGTCTTTTTCGCCCTTGCGTACGGGAAGTTCATGCGCATGGACCTCCGGTGA
- a CDS encoding YIP1 family protein: protein MEVDNSMHPEKYLPLMSGALLRPARTFRDVREETDRTILGYGLGLISINLVLTLLLWTTGRTQGLQVAVVVASLLLVPVGALWFYIWIYAAGGREGMGSTFRLVLVALTPAALLGWMPGVALLGFLWSLVILFVGLREMHRIPAPRAVAVLLLACGIPLVLPAVIAMLPGFTVVWPTIWQVTWV from the coding sequence ATGGAAGTAGATAATAGCATGCACCCGGAAAAGTATCTCCCCCTGATGAGCGGGGCGCTCCTCCGCCCGGCCCGGACCTTCAGGGATGTGCGGGAGGAGACAGATAGAACAATTCTCGGCTACGGCCTCGGGCTCATCAGTATCAATCTCGTCCTGACCCTTCTTCTCTGGACGACCGGCCGCACGCAGGGTCTTCAGGTGGCGGTGGTGGTTGCATCCCTCCTGCTGGTGCCGGTCGGCGCTCTCTGGTTCTATATCTGGATATACGCCGCCGGTGGCCGGGAGGGGATGGGGAGCACCTTCCGTCTGGTCCTTGTTGCCCTGACCCCCGCGGCCCTTCTTGGCTGGATGCCCGGTGTTGCCCTGCTCGGTTTCCTCTGGTCTCTCGTCATCCTCTTCGTGGGCCTGCGGGAGATGCACCGCATCCCGGCGCCACGGGCGGTTGCCGTCCTACTCCTCGCCTGCGGCATCCCCCTCGTCCTTCCGGCCGTCATCGCCATGCTCCCCGGCTTCACGGTTGTCTGGCCGACAATCTGGCAGGTCACCTGGGTCTGA
- a CDS encoding DUF655 domain-containing protein, whose protein sequence is MKAEKKEIYAVVVDVLLQGRADDPKPVFKRDPIVQAVGTDQFKLLELIPKKGADIQIHDTVYIGDEARDKVERVKRRIGLSDLTNMARLELPFAIETIVKANEARFVTFFNTAVPITPKLHMFHLLPGVGKKLMWELIQEREKKPFESFEDISLRIKSLPGPVKLIVGRVLEELEDPEVKYRLFTAK, encoded by the coding sequence ATGAAGGCTGAGAAAAAGGAGATCTACGCAGTAGTTGTGGATGTACTTCTTCAGGGACGTGCTGACGACCCGAAACCGGTCTTCAAGCGCGATCCTATCGTGCAGGCGGTCGGGACCGACCAGTTCAAGCTCCTTGAACTGATCCCGAAGAAGGGCGCCGATATCCAGATCCATGATACGGTCTATATCGGGGACGAGGCGCGGGACAAGGTCGAGCGGGTGAAACGCCGGATCGGGTTATCCGATCTGACGAACATGGCCCGGCTCGAACTCCCCTTTGCTATCGAGACGATCGTGAAGGCGAACGAGGCACGCTTCGTTACGTTCTTCAATACGGCCGTCCCGATCACGCCGAAGCTCCACATGTTCCACCTGTTGCCGGGCGTCGGAAAGAAACTGATGTGGGAACTTATTCAGGAAAGGGAGAAGAAGCCCTTTGAGAGCTTCGAAGATATCTCTCTCCGGATCAAGTCCCTGCCAGGCCCGGTGAAGCTGATCGTCGGACGGGTGCTCGAGGAGCTCGAGGATCCTGAGGTGAAGTACCGTCTCTTTACGGCAAAATGA
- the rsmA gene encoding 16S rRNA (adenine(1518)-N(6)/adenine(1519)-N(6))-dimethyltransferase RsmA produces MKARHDQHFLTDPRAVRRIVALAPVSGRRVLEIGPGEGVLTAELLSAGANVVAIELDGALVEDLSSRFAVEMASGRFELVHGDAVKIPYPSFDIVVANLPYSASSPITFRLLDVGFESAVLMYQREFAERMAARVGTPECGRLSVMVQTYADVELCFNLKPGAFSPPPQVASTVVRLTPHEPPYYIADRGVYADVVRELFSHRRKTVRNGLRGGRAALGTENVERAVRELPEEILSMRPEELSLMLFAMIANLCVPEE; encoded by the coding sequence ATGAAGGCACGGCACGACCAGCATTTCCTCACCGACCCGCGGGCAGTCAGGCGGATCGTCGCCCTCGCTCCTGTTTCCGGACGGCGGGTGCTCGAGATCGGGCCCGGCGAGGGGGTGCTGACCGCCGAACTTCTTTCGGCCGGGGCGAATGTCGTCGCAATCGAACTCGACGGCGCTCTGGTCGAGGATTTGTCCTCCCGTTTTGCCGTGGAGATGGCGTCTGGTCGGTTTGAACTGGTCCATGGCGACGCCGTGAAGATCCCGTATCCGTCCTTCGATATTGTCGTTGCGAATCTTCCCTATTCTGCGTCGTCCCCGATCACCTTCCGCCTCCTTGACGTGGGCTTTGAGAGTGCGGTGCTGATGTACCAGCGCGAGTTTGCCGAGAGGATGGCGGCGCGGGTCGGGACGCCGGAGTGCGGGCGTCTCTCGGTGATGGTCCAGACGTACGCCGACGTGGAACTCTGCTTCAACCTCAAGCCCGGGGCTTTCTCCCCGCCGCCGCAGGTCGCCTCGACGGTGGTCCGCCTCACGCCGCACGAACCGCCATACTATATTGCCGACCGCGGGGTGTATGCCGACGTGGTGCGGGAACTCTTCTCCCACCGGAGGAAGACGGTGCGGAACGGTCTCCGCGGGGGGCGTGCCGCTCTCGGCACGGAGAACGTGGAGAGGGCGGTCCGAGAACTCCCTGAGGAGATCCTCTCGATGCGGCCTGAGGAGTTGTCCCTGATGCTCTTTGCGATGATCGCGAATCTCTGCGTGCCTGAAGAGTGA